Proteins from one Impatiens glandulifera chromosome 2, dImpGla2.1, whole genome shotgun sequence genomic window:
- the LOC124926186 gene encoding alpha-N-acetylglucosaminidase isoform X1, whose amino-acid sequence MSCSRFLCILLILSLPISCFTLSPPQSEVIDALLRRLDSQRSPASVQESAARGVLQRLIPNHVSSFEFKIVSKERCGGKSCFWIINNKDSSKKETKIIIEGTSAVEISSGLHWYLKYHCGVHISWDKTGGSQIASLLKKGSILPLVPKGGVKIQRPVPWNYYQNVVTSSYSYVWWDWKRWEKEIDWMALQGVNLPLAFTGQESIWQKVFFDYNITMENMNDFFGGPAFLAWARMGNLHAWGGPLSQNWLDQQLLLQKKILSRMIELGMTPVLPSFSGNVPSALKEIFPSAKITRLGDWNTVDGDPQFCCTYLLDPSDPLFEEIGESFIKQQIREYGDITDIYNCDTFNENTPPTHDPSYISSLGAAVYRAMSKADKNAVWLMQGWLFSSDSDFWKPPQMEALLNSVPFGKMIVLDLFAEVRPMWKKSSQFYGTPYIWCMLHNFGGNIEMYGTLDIVGSGPVDARLSDNSTMVGVGMCMEGIEQNPVVYELMSEMGFREQRVIVKEWLKVYLGRRYGKSVHQVETAWEILHRTIYNCTDGIQDHNTDFIVKLPDWDPSPEMVTEIPKLKRKKFFLLEEVEVRSSLPKAHLWYSTEDVIKALGLLLDGAGDLHGSLTYRYDLVDLTRQTLSKLANEVYLKAMIAFQEKNSTALSFHSGRFLELIKDIDEVLAADDNYLLGTWLESAKELALNPTEKNQYEWNARTQVTMWYDTTQSAQSQLHDYANKFWSGLLEDYYLPRASMYFAHLSKSLRRKEKFEIKEWRKEWIAYSRKWQRSSKLYPIKGHGNALVIAKTLNDKYFFE is encoded by the exons atgtcttGCTCCAGATTTCTCTGCATACTTCTGATCCTCTCCTTACCCATTTCCTGCTTCACACTATCACCCCCACAATCGGAGGTAATCGATGCTCTTCTCAGACGTCTCGATTCCCAACGGTCGCCTGCTTCCGTACAGGAATCCGCCGCCAGAGGAGTTCTTCAGAGATTGATTCCTAACCATGTGTCTTCTTTCGAGTTCAAGATCGTCTCCAAG GAGCGTTGTGGTGGAAAGAGTTGCTTTTGGATTATAAATAACAAGGATTCAAGCAAGAAGGAGACAAAGATAAT TATAGAGGGAACTTCAGCAGTTGAAATCTCATCTGGACTCCATTGGTATTTGAAATATCACTGTGGTGTGCATATTTCATGGGACAAGACTGGAGGTTCTCAGATAGCTTCTCTACTCAAGAAAGGATCTATTCTGCCTCTTGTCCCGAAAGGAGGAGTGAAGATTCAACGCCCAGTTCCATGGAATTACTATCAAAATGTCGTAACATCTAGCT ATTCCTATGTGTGGTGGGATTGGAAAAGATGGGAGAAAGAAATAGATTGGATGGCACTTCAAGGGGTGAATCTACCTTTAGCATTTACGGGCCAAGAATCAATCTGGCAAAAAGTTTTCTTT GATTACAATATTACCATGGAAaatatgaatgatttttttGGCGGACCTGCTTTCCTTGCCTGGGCTCGAATGGGAAATCTTCATGC GTGGGGTGGACCTCTATCACAAAACTGGTTGGATCAACAATTACTGTTgcagaaaaaaatattgtcaagGATGATAGAATTAGGCATGACTCCAG TATTACCATCTTTCTCCGGAAATGTTCCATCTGCGTTAAAGGAGATTTTCCCTTCTGCTAAAATAACAAGACTTGGAGACTG GAACACTGTTGATGGTGATCCTCAATTTTGTTGCACCTACCTTCTAGATCCTTCGGATCCTCTCTTTGAGGAGATTGGAGAATCTTTCATCAAGCAACAAATTAGAG AATATGGAGATATAACTGATATCTACAACTG TGACACGTTCAATGAGAACACTCCGCCTACACATGATCCATCATATATCTCTTCCCTTGGAGCAGCAGTGTATAGAGCAATGTCAAAGGCAGATAAGAATGCAGTTTGGCTAATGCAA GGTTGGCTGTTCTCCTCGGATTCTGATTTCTGGAAACCGCCACAAATGGAA GCTCTCCTAAATTCAGTTCcatttgggaaaatgatagttCTTGATTTATTTGCTGAAGTTAGACCGATGTGGAAGAAATCCTCCCAATTCTATGGCACTCCTTATATCTG GTGTATGTTGCACAACTTTGGTGGGAATATTGAGATGTATGGGACACTAGATATAGTTGGTTCAGGTCCAGTTGATGCACGACTAAGTGATAATTCAACGATG GTAGGCGTCGGTATGTGTATGGAAGGGATAGAGCAGAACCCAGTTGTATATGAGTTAATGTCTGAAATGGGCTTCCGAGAACAAAGAGTCATAGTTAAG GAATGGCTTAAAGTCTATCTTGGTAGGCGTTATGGTAAATCGGTTCATCAAGTTGAGACAGCTTGGGAGATTCTTCATCGTACGATTTACAATTGTACTGACGGAATTCAG GACCATAACACAGATTTCATAGTGAAATTACCAGACTGGGATCCATCTCCAGAGATGGTAACTGAAATTCCAAAGCTTAAACGGAAGAAATTCTTTTTGCTTGAAGAAGTTGAAGTGCGTTCTTCTTTACCCAAGGCCCATTTATGGTATTCTACAGAAGATGTCATCAAAGCATTAGGTCTACTTCTTGATGGAGCTGGTGATCTTCATGGAAGCCTAACATACAG GTATGACTTGGTCGATTTGACAAGACAGACGCTATCAAAGCTAGCCAACGAGGTATATTTGAAAGCCATGATAGCCTTCCAAGAAAAAAACTCTACAGCTTTGTCTTTTCATAGTGGGAGATTTCTAGAACTGATCAAGGACATTGATGAAGTTCTTGCTGCCGATGATAACTACCTCCTTGGAACATGGCTAGAAAGTGCAAAAGAGCTAGCCTTGAATCCAACAGAGAAGAACCAG TATGAATGGAATGCTAGAACTCAAGTAACAATGTGGTATGACACTACACAATCCGCCCAAAGTCAACTTCACGATTATG CGAACAAGTTCTGGAGTGGACTCTTAGAGGATTATTACTTGCCACGGGCTTCAATGTATTTCGCCCATTTGTCGAAAAGTTTGAGGAGGAAGGAGAAGTTTGAGATAAAGGAATGGAGAAAAGAATGGATAGCTTATTCAAGGAAATGGCAAAGAAGTTCAAAACTTTATCCTATTAAAGGTCATGGGAATGCCCTTGTCATTGCCAAAACAttgaatgataaatatttttttgaataa
- the LOC124927772 gene encoding acyl-CoA hydrolase 2-like — protein sequence MDMEEVIEFLDNVPLLQTLPRSSLLKIAEHVNAKRFEKGDYVVREGGAGDGIFFIWEGEAEVTDSVNRRIDSRSEYQLKRFDYFGNARLSPSQPADIIALSKLTCLILAQEYCELLKPKSIWNADRCEGTALIEKILHLKPLNDNIFQGITVPEAPRYGRIFGGQIMGQALAAATKTVDCLKLVHSLHAYFLLVGDVDLPIMYEVYQVRDGKSFATRKVDAIQKGNVIFSLLASFQKEEKGFEHQDAIMPTVPEPETLLLLEELRQRYIIDPRFPIANRNKAALFDYIPWPMDIKICEPKDRTTDQTKGPSIFRYWFKSKGKLSDDPALHMCVVAYASDMMLTSVSTIPHKKKGLTITQTSLDHSMWFHRQFRADEWILYSMTSPTAINARGLCIGQMFNRKGELIVSLIQEGLIRRPTIPKTIRSTSSKL from the exons ATGGATATGGAAGAAG TGATCGAGTTCCTAGATAACGTTCCTCTGCTTCAGACGCTACCGAGATCTTCTCTGCTTAAAATTGCGGAACACGTGAATGCTAAGCGTTTCG AAAAAGGAGATTATGTCGTTCGTGAAGGGGGAGCAGGGGACGGAATTTTCTTCATATGGGAGGGAGAA GCCGAAGTAACTGACTCGGTGAATCGTCGTATCGATAGCCGATCTGAGTACCAGTTGAAACGATTTGATTATTTTGGTAATGCTA GGCTTTCACCTTCTCAGCCAGCAGACATAATTGCATTATCAAAG CTGACCTGCTTAATTTTGGCTCAAGAATATTGTGAACTCCTGAAGCCAAAGTCCATATGGAATGCAGATAGATGCGAGGGAACCGCACTTATAGAGAAGATATTGCACTTGAAACCATTGAAT GACAACATCTTTCAGGGAATCACTGTGCCAGAAGCTCCAAGATATGGAAGGATTTTTGGAGGACAGATCATGGGACAG GCTTTGGCAGCAGCAACAAAAACAGTTGACTGTCTCAAGCTTGTCCATAGCCTGCACGCCTACTTCCTTCTTGTTGGGGATGTTGATT tGCCAATTATGTATGAAGTTTATCAAGTTCGTGATGGAAAAAGTTTTGCCACCCGAAAGGTAGATGCAATACAGAAGGGAAACGTAATTTTCTCTTTGCTTGCTTCATTTCAG AAAGAGGAAAAGGGATTTGAGCACCAGGATGCAATAATGCCCACGGTGCCTGAACCTGAAACT CTTCTATTGTTGGAAGAGCTGCGGCAGAGATATATAATTGACCCTAGATTTCCCAT TGCAAATAGAAACAAGGCAGCTCTGTTTGACTACATACCATGGCCAATGGACATAAAGATTTGTGAGCCCAAAGACAGAACAACAGATCAGACCAAAGGCCCTTCAAT CTTTAGATATTGGTTCAAATCAAAGGGGAAGCTTTCTGATGACCCAGCTTTACACAT GTGTGTGGTAGCCTATGCATCGGATATGATGCTTACTTCTGTGAGCACAATTCCTCATAAGAAGAAAGGTTTGACAATTACTCAAACCAGTCTGGATCACTC AATGTGGTTCCATAGGCAGTTTAGAGCGGATGAGTGGATATTATACTCG ATGACAAGTCCCACTGCCATAAACGCACGCGGTTTATGTATTGGCCAAATGTTCAACAGAAAAGGGGAG CTTATTGTTTCATTGATTCAAGAGGGCTTAATCAGACGGCCAACCATACCAAAAACCATCCGTTCCACGTCGTCAAAGCtttaa
- the LOC124926907 gene encoding uncharacterized protein LOC124926907, translating into MSNQLLPQTLISTIAHTGDSELEEEEDQEEEELENLEAEVKEMAQRILEYRTTMPEQFKRALESTLSAQRPFMPAPNLLLERSAAAEPSSHGGPNEEGNEEGGLVEEDKEILEKAELVKRKNSKNLSSMPVVMKRMKECMARIDKLEETRLGFIHPAFRKKKTTTEGASFT; encoded by the exons ATGTCCAATCAACTCCTACCCCAAACCCTAATCTCCACAATTGCACACACCGGAGACAGCGagctggaagaagaagaagaccaagaagaagaagagctgGAGAATCTGGAAGCAGAGGTGAAGGAAATGGCACAGAGAATACTCGAGTACCGGACCACAATGCCGGAACAGTTCAAGAGAGCTCTAGAGTCCACACTGTCTGCTCAGAGACCCTTCATGCCGGCACCAAACCTTCTTCTCGAAAGATCAGCAGCGGCGGAACCCTCCTCTCATG GTGGACCTAACGAAGAGGGAAATGAGGAGGGGGGTTTAGTTGAAGAAGATAAAGAGATATTAGAGAAAGCAGAACTGGTTAAAAGGAAGAACTCGAAAAATTTGTCAAGCATGCCAGTGGTTATGAAAAGAATGAAAGAATGTATGGCCAGAATAGACAAGTTAGAAGAAACAAGGCTGGGTTTCATTCATCCTGCATTTAGAAAGAAGAAGACTACGACGGAGGGAGCTAGCTTTACTTGA
- the LOC124926186 gene encoding alpha-N-acetylglucosaminidase isoform X2, which produces MGQDWRFSDSFSTQERIYSASCPERRSEDSTPSSMELLSKYSYVWWDWKRWEKEIDWMALQGVNLPLAFTGQESIWQKVFFDYNITMENMNDFFGGPAFLAWARMGNLHAWGGPLSQNWLDQQLLLQKKILSRMIELGMTPVLPSFSGNVPSALKEIFPSAKITRLGDWNTVDGDPQFCCTYLLDPSDPLFEEIGESFIKQQIREYGDITDIYNCDTFNENTPPTHDPSYISSLGAAVYRAMSKADKNAVWLMQGWLFSSDSDFWKPPQMEALLNSVPFGKMIVLDLFAEVRPMWKKSSQFYGTPYIWCMLHNFGGNIEMYGTLDIVGSGPVDARLSDNSTMVGVGMCMEGIEQNPVVYELMSEMGFREQRVIVKEWLKVYLGRRYGKSVHQVETAWEILHRTIYNCTDGIQDHNTDFIVKLPDWDPSPEMVTEIPKLKRKKFFLLEEVEVRSSLPKAHLWYSTEDVIKALGLLLDGAGDLHGSLTYRYDLVDLTRQTLSKLANEVYLKAMIAFQEKNSTALSFHSGRFLELIKDIDEVLAADDNYLLGTWLESAKELALNPTEKNQYEWNARTQVTMWYDTTQSAQSQLHDYANKFWSGLLEDYYLPRASMYFAHLSKSLRRKEKFEIKEWRKEWIAYSRKWQRSSKLYPIKGHGNALVIAKTLNDKYFFE; this is translated from the exons ATGGGACAAGACTGGAGGTTCTCAGATAGCTTCTCTACTCAAGAAAGGATCTATTCTGCCTCTTGTCCCGAAAGGAGGAGTGAAGATTCAACGCCCAGTTCCATGGAATTACTATCAAAAT ATTCCTATGTGTGGTGGGATTGGAAAAGATGGGAGAAAGAAATAGATTGGATGGCACTTCAAGGGGTGAATCTACCTTTAGCATTTACGGGCCAAGAATCAATCTGGCAAAAAGTTTTCTTT GATTACAATATTACCATGGAAaatatgaatgatttttttGGCGGACCTGCTTTCCTTGCCTGGGCTCGAATGGGAAATCTTCATGC GTGGGGTGGACCTCTATCACAAAACTGGTTGGATCAACAATTACTGTTgcagaaaaaaatattgtcaagGATGATAGAATTAGGCATGACTCCAG TATTACCATCTTTCTCCGGAAATGTTCCATCTGCGTTAAAGGAGATTTTCCCTTCTGCTAAAATAACAAGACTTGGAGACTG GAACACTGTTGATGGTGATCCTCAATTTTGTTGCACCTACCTTCTAGATCCTTCGGATCCTCTCTTTGAGGAGATTGGAGAATCTTTCATCAAGCAACAAATTAGAG AATATGGAGATATAACTGATATCTACAACTG TGACACGTTCAATGAGAACACTCCGCCTACACATGATCCATCATATATCTCTTCCCTTGGAGCAGCAGTGTATAGAGCAATGTCAAAGGCAGATAAGAATGCAGTTTGGCTAATGCAA GGTTGGCTGTTCTCCTCGGATTCTGATTTCTGGAAACCGCCACAAATGGAA GCTCTCCTAAATTCAGTTCcatttgggaaaatgatagttCTTGATTTATTTGCTGAAGTTAGACCGATGTGGAAGAAATCCTCCCAATTCTATGGCACTCCTTATATCTG GTGTATGTTGCACAACTTTGGTGGGAATATTGAGATGTATGGGACACTAGATATAGTTGGTTCAGGTCCAGTTGATGCACGACTAAGTGATAATTCAACGATG GTAGGCGTCGGTATGTGTATGGAAGGGATAGAGCAGAACCCAGTTGTATATGAGTTAATGTCTGAAATGGGCTTCCGAGAACAAAGAGTCATAGTTAAG GAATGGCTTAAAGTCTATCTTGGTAGGCGTTATGGTAAATCGGTTCATCAAGTTGAGACAGCTTGGGAGATTCTTCATCGTACGATTTACAATTGTACTGACGGAATTCAG GACCATAACACAGATTTCATAGTGAAATTACCAGACTGGGATCCATCTCCAGAGATGGTAACTGAAATTCCAAAGCTTAAACGGAAGAAATTCTTTTTGCTTGAAGAAGTTGAAGTGCGTTCTTCTTTACCCAAGGCCCATTTATGGTATTCTACAGAAGATGTCATCAAAGCATTAGGTCTACTTCTTGATGGAGCTGGTGATCTTCATGGAAGCCTAACATACAG GTATGACTTGGTCGATTTGACAAGACAGACGCTATCAAAGCTAGCCAACGAGGTATATTTGAAAGCCATGATAGCCTTCCAAGAAAAAAACTCTACAGCTTTGTCTTTTCATAGTGGGAGATTTCTAGAACTGATCAAGGACATTGATGAAGTTCTTGCTGCCGATGATAACTACCTCCTTGGAACATGGCTAGAAAGTGCAAAAGAGCTAGCCTTGAATCCAACAGAGAAGAACCAG TATGAATGGAATGCTAGAACTCAAGTAACAATGTGGTATGACACTACACAATCCGCCCAAAGTCAACTTCACGATTATG CGAACAAGTTCTGGAGTGGACTCTTAGAGGATTATTACTTGCCACGGGCTTCAATGTATTTCGCCCATTTGTCGAAAAGTTTGAGGAGGAAGGAGAAGTTTGAGATAAAGGAATGGAGAAAAGAATGGATAGCTTATTCAAGGAAATGGCAAAGAAGTTCAAAACTTTATCCTATTAAAGGTCATGGGAATGCCCTTGTCATTGCCAAAACAttgaatgataaatatttttttgaataa
- the LOC124926995 gene encoding uncharacterized protein LOC124926995, protein MKMECKNILAEVEIFVENHPQKNHIHNFALNGDNNKSPSVNPVNIRHPCHGSHLLTLVQDLTIVPPLFLLHPDDELQSILSCSGCNLPISNTVYGCIECRIFFHKFCLEFPIELTRLLHQFHPFHSLFLKCNHETNFNCSACSREHKGFFYVCSKCDFNVGLTCIFSQAARSISSSKGHIIILRKIKWVDFDPSFVCLACGKEFIEPYFFTCIQCKFYFHVWCVLRPAFKSPHHRHMLKLMHTYDLKGEEDELYCDHCEDKMYPFLPIYQCSSNECSFIAHCYCEFTKPTSSDSVTEEEPHLLSYPSLAHNLQYLEMDKSIVIIRDPDRSTMYELTSIYCMELTKMINLFKAADDEKVFAMQKLNDELSTYVGMAFEDFKATYVPGVINRTMKIFTLFEASYTVTVGEYRISEALAPVLKALLEKYGDFGAGSTWSSGVKIFCIHALCGAMKDMCYTEVANLEAELIFTWWDCIKLALFAGFKVQFGLDCLREVLYSFFGMNCENTTMEQLENDIEKFTQEEEEATEFDLSSDLMRSVVTNIRGECLSEEETTLELEEENDPLKLVNKNSWNCFFIDTQQLISTEWTNELTIKLEETRDLLLSKTEETPIWDVKETKKMQMWDYLWIKKKIKTFLSQLHNKKHPNLCCSVNQLDLLEFPFYLCLNCDVLVQSGCSVSCTEERHDFKFDMIFKEPDDMEVLMSQDIYYATQQCCLVCDLPVWGMKTYDCKKHETFFHESCIEIPEKILYTPYPGQTYSLRLKNRDKSKNVTCNVCGRKCRGYSFGCKSFYVEAQCISINGMMFKGSCHDHFLTIVQERSEYEAVDCCSCLETINANLSPNYLYCGICNISFCIRCSLPSTVSCWCHHDHPLKLVDSYVEDDSGEYYCDACEERRNPNHPVYRCHECNNPYVAHISCALSKTSHTAEEANWVVSEVDVMDVPGKEEEDEQEVRNRFQGLLTEDEMKELEVVNHNHHREPHCCLPIDNKLHRILKWYDLSPHVTTSLPQNPNISTLASILNRLFEKYGHFTKGNILMTPKVKTFVMVKICEAVNNMCNVKIKDVSEDDVSSWISALTIAHNAGFQVHPLVRHLEKVISAHFGYIHLDMSADSAISRLEEVIRRKMQHILLLEAVRDKRKKEAEEIDMNLDKGIEEERRRLEELMEKQVLSKLAKECRNNALELKDNFAGHDLL, encoded by the exons ATGAAAATGGAGTGCAAAAACATCTTAGCAGAAGTTGAAATTTTTGTTGAGAATCATCCCCAAAAGAATCATATTCATAACTTCGCTCTCAATGGTGACAACAACAAATCGCCTTCTGTGAATCCAGTGAATATTAGGCATCCCTGCCATGGATCTCATCTTCTGACTCTTGTTCAAGATCTTACTATAGTTCCTCCCTTGTTTCTTCTTCACCCAGATGATGAGTTGCAATCAATATTAAGCTGTTCTGGCTGCAATCTACCTATTTCTAACACAGTCTATGGATGCATTGAATGTCGCATCTTCTTTCACAAGTTCTGCTTGGAGTTTCCCATCGAGCTCACTCGTCTGCTTCACCAATTCCATCCTTTCCACAGCCTGTTTCTCAAATGCAACCATGAAACCAATTTCAACTGTTCTGCCTGTTCTAGAGAACACAAAGGGTTCTTTTACGTCTGTTCTAAATGTGATTTCAATGTAGGTCTCACATGCATATTCTCACAAGCTGCAAGATCCATTTCGTCGTCAAAAGGGCACATTATTATTCTCCGGAAGATCAAATGGGTTGATTTTGATCCGTCTTTTGTTTGCTTGGCATGTGGGAAGGAATTCATTGAACCTTATTTCTTCACATGTATTCAGTGCAAATTCTATTTCCATGTTTGGTGTGTCCTGCGCCCTGCATTTAAAAGTCCACATCACAGACATATGCTCAAGCTTATGCACACCTATGatctcaaaggagaagaagatgagTTGTATTGTGATCATTGTGAGGATAAAATGTACCCTTTTCTTCCTATTTATCAATGTTCCTCAAATGAATGCTCATTCATTGCTCATTGCTATTGCGAATTTACCAAG CCTACCTCTAGTGACTCAGTTACTGAAGAGGAGCCCCATTTGCTT AGTTACCCGTCCCTGGCACACAACTTACAATACCTAGAAATGGACAAATCTATAGTCATCATTAGAGATCCTGACCGCAGTACAATGTATGAGCTTACATCGATTTACTGCATGGAGTTAACCAAAATGATCAATCTCTTTAAGGCTGCAGATGATGAAAAAGTATTTGCCATGCAGAAATTGAACGATGAACTCTCCACATATGTGGGCATGGCTTTTGAAGACTTCAAAGCAACCTATGTACCCGGTGTCATAAACAGAACAATGAAAATATTTACCCTTTTCGAGGCTTCATATACGGTGACAGTTGGCGAATACAGAATATCTGAAGCTTTGGCCCCGGTTTTGAAAGCCCTGCTTGAAAAATATGGCGATTTTGGTGCAGGCTCAACTTGGAGTTCAGGGGTAAAGATTTTCTGTATCCATGCATTATGTGGAGCCATGAAAGACATGTGCTATACTGAAGTGGCTAACCTAGAGGCCGAATTGATTTTCACTTGGTGGGACTGCATTAAGCTTGCTTTATTCGCAGGATTCAAAGTTCAGTTTGGTCTTGACTGTCTCAGAGAGGTGTTATACTCATTCTTCGGGATGAATTGCGAGAACACAACGATGGAACAGCTGGAGAATGATATTGAGAAGTTcacccaagaagaagaagaggctACAGAATTTGATCTTTCCTCTGATCTTATGAGATCTGTCGTGACTAATATTAGGGGTGAGTGTTTATCAGAAGAGGAGACGACATTAGAACTGGAAGAAGAAAACGATCCACTCAAATTAGTGAATAAAAACTCATGGAACTGTTTCTTTATCGATACCCAGCAACTGATTTCTACAGAGTGGACAAACGAGCTTACTATTAAACTCGAGGAGACTCGTGACTTGCTCTTGAGTAAGACTGAAGAGACTCCAATCTGGGACGTCAAGGAGACAAAAAAGATGCAAATGTGGGACTACTTATGGATCAAAAAGAAGATAAAGACTTTCCTAAGCCAATTACACAACAAAAAGCATCCCAATTTATGTTGCTCAGTTAATCAACTGGACTTGTTAGAGTTTCCTTTTTATCTTTGCCTGAATTGTGATGTTCTTGTCCAATCGGGTTGCTCTGTTTCGTGCACAGAGGAGCGTCATGATTTTAAATTCGATATGATATTCAAAGAACCTGATGATATGGAGGTATTAATGAGCCAAGATATCTATTATGCCACTCAACAATGTTGTTTGGTTTGTGATCTTCCGGTTTGGGGTATGAAAACATACGATTGCAAGAAGCATGAGACCTTCTTCCACGAATCATGCATAGAAATCCCAGAGAAAATACTATACACCCCTTATCCAGGGCAAACATATTCTCTCCGGTTGAAGAACAGGGATAAATCCAAGAACGTTACGTGCAATGTTTGTGGGCGCAAGTGTCGTGGCTACAGCTTTGGGTGTAAATCGTTTTACGTGGAAGCTCAATGCATCTCCATAAATGGGATGATGTTTAAAGGTAGTTGCCATGACCACTTTCTTACGATCGTTCAGGAGCGATCTGAATATGAAGCTGTCGATTGTTGTAGCTGTCTAGAGACTATTAATGCCAATCTTTCTCCTAATTACCTTTATTGTGGGATTTGCAACATTAGCTTCTGCATTAGATGCTCTTTGCCGTCCACAGTTTCATGTTGGTGCCATCATGATCATCCTCTTAAGTTAGTTGATTCCTATGTTGAAGATGATTCCGGTGAATATTACTGCGATGCCTGCGAGGAGAGGAGAAATCCTAATCACCCTGTTTATCGTTGTCATGAATGTAACAACCCATATGTTGCACACATTTCTTGTGCTTTGAGTAAG ACATCACATACAGCAGAAGAAGCTAACTGGGTGGTGTCAGAGGTGGATGTGATGGACGTACCAggtaaagaagaagaagacgaacaAGAAGTGAGAAACAGATTTCAGGGTTTGTTAACAGAGGATGAGATGAAGGAATTGGAAGTAGTCAATCATAACCATCATCGAGAACCACATTGCTGTCTCCCCATTGACAATAAGTTACATAGGATCTTGAAATGGTACGATCTCAGTCCACATGTGACCACCTCACTCCCACAAAACCCCAACATAAGTACATTGGCTTCAATCCTCAATAGGCTGTTTGAAAAGTACGGTCATTTTACAAAAGGAAACATTTTGATGACTCCTAAGGTGAAGACTTTTGTCATGGTCAAGATATGTGAAGCTGTAAACAATATGTGTAATGTTAAGATAAAGGATGTATCTGAAGATGATGTGAGTAGTTGGATTTCAGCATTGACGATTGCCCATAATGCAGGCTTTCAAGTTCACCCTTTGGTTAGGCATTTGGAGAAAGTGATATCGGCTCATTTTGGGTATATTCACTTAGACATGTCTGCTGATTCTGCCATTTCCAGGCTAGAAGAAGTGATTAGACGTAAAATGCAGCATATTCTTCTGTTGGAAGCAGTTCGTGATAAGAGAAAGAAAGAGGCTGAAGAGATTGATATGAATTTGGATAAAGGGATTGAAGAAGAACGGAGAAGGTTGGAGGAGTTGATGGAGAAACAGGTTTTATCTAAGTTGGCTAAAGAATGTAGAAACAATGCTTTGGAGTTGAAAGATAACTTTGCAGGTCATGATCTTCTATAA